TGGGGAATGTTCAACGTTTTTTATTTCATTTATAAAGATGCTTTTCTCTTTCGTGGTGTTTTTCAGGTTTTTGATTATCTCATCAGCCAAATAAGTCACATAATCAAGGTTGGTGTTGTCTTTCACTATCACGATATTTTTGTATCCCATGCTTGTTATGTACGCTGCTATGGCGTTGGCCTGAATATCATCCGTTGGGGCCATTGTAAAAGCGTATTTTACTTTTTTCAACATTTTGGGGTTTGTTACCATCGCCTCTATCAAAACAGAATGAGTTCTTCCTAAAATGTCATCGATTTTCGCAAGATCGGATGAATAACCATCGGCAACAAAATACCTTATCCCTTTTTTTGTTGCATCTTCTATGGATTTCTCTAAAGTATCAGATGTGTAGTCCACATCTACAAAATTCACATCTTTTGGTAAGTTTTGCAGGGCCGTTAAAAAACCAACGCGCGCATCAAAATGCGCAGAAATATCATCGGTGGGCAAAAGTATGCCTACCGATGCCTTTTCTTTGTACGGATTGAAAAGTAAAAACAAGACGAGAAGGGCGCTAACGATCAAAACAGAATTTACAACTTTTTTCATAACACCCTCTTTGAAATTTCTACGGCTATGTAGGATGCAACGTCAGAAGGCACCGTCCCACTTCCAAAACCGGCATCGTATCCAAGTTCAACGGCCAGTTCATGGGTTATACGTGGTCCCCCGGCTATCAAAAGAACTGATTTCCTCAATCCCTCTGCTTCTAATATATCGGCCAATTCTACCAAATTCTTTACGTGTATGTTCCTTTGTGTTACTACTTGCGAAACAAGGACAACATCCGCACCAGTTTCACGTATTTTCTTTGCCAATTGCGAAGGCGGAACCTGGCTGCCAAGGTTGTAAACTTTGAACATCTTATATCTTTCAAGGCCAGAGTCCCCATGGTATCCCTTCATGTTCAATATGGAATCCAATCCGACCGTATGCGCATCGGTGCCTATTGTGGCTCCAACTACGACTATCGGCCTTTTAACATGTTCTTCTATGTATTTGTCCACTTCTTCCATGCTCATATGCGGAGTTTCAACGCTCATAACCTTGATATCGTTGTAATTTATCGAAGTTGTGAGATGGCCATAAACCACGAAGAAGGAAAAGTTTTCTTTTAAATCCCTGGAAAACACTATCTGAACATCCGTTAAATTCATTTTGTTGGCTATTCGACGGGCGGCTTCTCTCGCCTTAGGTCCATGTGGTATTGGCAACGTGAAAGAAAGTTGAACTGCTCCATCGTCCATTTGATCACCATAAGGCTTGAGATGAGACAAATCAACTTTTTTGATGTTCATATCTCTTCCTCCTCAAGTTCCTCTTCCATCATTTCGAAGATGGGATTGTAATAATCTTCGCCTTTCACAAAGACTCCATCAGCTCCTTTTCCTTCGTCCCTTTTCCGTGCGATGTCTCCAAAAGTCCCTTCTTCTATCGCAGCGATGAGACCAACTTCTTTCACATGTTCCAGAAGATCAACCGCGTTTGAAAGTACTTCATTTGCCCTTTTCTGAATGAAACCATCGTCTTTAAAGACGACCTCATCGCCTATGCTTTTTGCGTTGTTGAAGACGTATTTCGCATTTTCAATTGCCAAATACCTATCTTGTAGAAAAGGAGTATGAATGGCTTCGGTAAGCATTCCAAGAAGCTGTATGGATTGCCCTGTTAGGATTGACACAAGATTGTACATTGTGTTCATAGCATAACCTTTGAATATATCTCCCGTCATGTGACGTGTCGGCGGCATGTACTTTG
This DNA window, taken from Mesoaciditoga lauensis cd-1655R = DSM 25116, encodes the following:
- a CDS encoding ABC transporter substrate-binding protein yields the protein MKKVVNSVLIVSALLVLFLLFNPYKEKASVGILLPTDDISAHFDARVGFLTALQNLPKDVNFVDVDYTSDTLEKSIEDATKKGIRYFVADGYSSDLAKIDDILGRTHSVLIEAMVTNPKMLKKVKYAFTMAPTDDIQANAIAAYITSMGYKNIVIVKDNTNLDYVTYLADEIIKNLKNTTKEKSIFINEIKNVEHSPDAFVLIMSPDNAVKVIEELKEKFPTSAFMGSDWTFHTSLLDHLSVTKGFVTVGFVDPLYLKSSLNEKISNKYLVLTPVGVLSYDALKVAYILAKERISYKDAEKYLNSHSFFGMGETFTFNGVHATTPVYFYRITSSGFKLTWKFGGNG
- a CDS encoding OAM dimerization domain-containing protein, with product MNIKKVDLSHLKPYGDQMDDGAVQLSFTLPIPHGPKAREAARRIANKMNLTDVQIVFSRDLKENFSFFVVYGHLTTSINYNDIKVMSVETPHMSMEEVDKYIEEHVKRPIVVVGATIGTDAHTVGLDSILNMKGYHGDSGLERYKMFKVYNLGSQVPPSQLAKKIRETGADVVLVSQVVTQRNIHVKNLVELADILEAEGLRKSVLLIAGGPRITHELAVELGYDAGFGSGTVPSDVASYIAVEISKRVL